The Anabaena sp. PCC 7108 region GAAGGAATCAAGAAAGCTTAAAGCAGAATTTAGGGGTTAGAAGTGAAAGCCACTTGATATTTGATAGCGCAGTGTCTCGTAGGGAAGCGGTACTAGTCCGATGACGTGGGGAGAGGTGACTTTGCTTTTCTCCCCTTCAGTATATGTCTATCTATGCCTATGATTTTTGCTTTTGTCGAGTTTTAGCTGTTTTTTTGACTGTTTGCCATCTTTGTTGTAATTGTTTCCAGTTAGGACTGTTACCTCCATAACGCCAACTTACATAAGCTTGGCAAATTTCATCTATGATCTCAGCAGTGGCCTGAGGATGTTGTTGATATGACACTTGAGCGTATTCCAGAGGTGTCTGGGCTGGATGTTTACCCAAACCCTTTTGTGTTGTCCATTGTAGCATTTGTTGATACAGGCTTTCCATTGGTGGTAACTTTTTCAACCACCTACGGTTAATCCATTTTTGCCATTCTACCCAACCCAGCCAACCAAAGAAAGCGGTGGTTGTAGCTACAATTAAGGCAGTGAATACCCCTAACCAACCTTGAGAAAATAAAGCTAAAAACCAAGCGATCGCTCTAAAGAACCAGCTAAATATTGTCCCAAATACATTATTCAGCAACCCTGTGACAGGTGAAGGTAGCCAGCCAGCCACCCAATTCCAAAACTGACGTAAAACACTAAAAGTCTGATCTTCCTCAATTGAAGGAGGAATTAAAGGATGATTAGGAATTGGATCAAAACTGAACCAGCCATATTTAGGAAAATAAACTTCTGTCATCGCATAAGCATCAGTGTTACGGACAACATACATTCCTGTAAATGGATTAAACTCTCCTGGAGCAAATCCTGCTACTAACCGTGCGGGAATGCCTATGGAACGCAACATCACAGTCAGTACAGTCGAAAAGTGGTCTGGATAGCCTCCTTGATTTTTGAACAAAAAGGATTCTACCAAGTCATCTTTTGTGCCTAAATAAGGTAATCCGAAGGGATTTTCTGGGATAGAGTACTTTTGCTTGAGATATTGAGCTAGGTAAAGTGCTTTTTCGTAAACTGAATCTAGTTTTCTAGTGTCTTCAGTTCGAGAAACCCGTTCATGATTATAATCAGCCAGAATAGCTTCGGTTTTTTGCCTGACTTTTTCAGCAATTTCTGGGGGGATTTGCAGGTAATAATTCTTGATATCGGGGGGATATTTGGTCGGGGCTGTACCTAACAAAGTGCGATCGCGGGAGGGGACTTGCGAAACTATTGTGTATGTCATCCCTTCTGATAATTGCACAGGCGATCGCAAACCCCCTTCGGTATCAACTGCGATCACAGGTCCGGGAAAATAGATTTCTTGGGGATAAGAGAGAGTGGGAATCAGGTTAGGTAAATCTGATACCACGTTATAAGTTTGTACGACTTCTTTGGTTGGAGTTGTGATGATTGGCAGATCAAGGGAAATTTTGTACGACCAAGGCGATTGCTTAAGAGTCCTAACTTGATCATTACGAGAAATTTCCCATCCCTTACCTGTGTAGCGATCAAAAGCCAGAACTCGCCAAAAACCTTCTGCTTGGGATCTAACCCGGATCACCACCTTGGGTTTCATTTCTCCCCGCAGGTTTTGGTTCATCTGGCTATTAAAACCGTAATAAAAATTATTATCTATCTTTCCAGCTTCACCAGTCCTTCCTTCTCCCGTGCCGCTACCATTACCTTGAGCATTACCTTGGCGAACATAACCGGGATTATTGATATTGCGACCTGTAAACGAGCCTTTTAATTCAATTGGCGCACTTACAGGAAATGAACGTAGTTGATAGCCAGGAACTCTTGGTAAAACTGCAAAAATTCCCAGTCCCAGCCCTAAAATTATCAAAAAATTTACAACTAAAAATTTAAAACTGAAGCTTGTAGTATTTTTTTGGGAAATTTTTGCTTTTTTTAACGGCTTTAAGCCCAAGCGTGAGCGATAGTCTAGGACTAAAGTTGGCAAAGCCACACCTAAAAATAACAGCAACACAGGTGCAAACGCCATGGTTTGACTTAATGTTGCAGCTACACCTAATAATATTAAGCCGATCACAATCGAATAACCCAAGTCTTTCCGCCGAGGCGTATCGTAGCTGTGCAGCACCTGAAGTTGAATTAATAATTGTGCCAAACTCAGCCTTGTATCATTCCACTCACCGATAAAACGCCCAAAAAAAGCACCTAGTGCCACCAACATTCCTATAGCAATACAGAACTTGATAGGAATATTAGCGTTTCGGCGACGGTAGTGACTCCAAATAGCACCCACAATACTTAGAGGCACTGCCCAAAGACTAAAGGTAGTCTCCGATGCAATATCCGTCGCCACCGTCCCTAAAATTACCAGCGCTAGCACTAGCACCCTTAAGGGGATTGAATCTTCCACTTCTGTTAAAGACGACCTATGTCTAGTTTGTCGCCAGTAATCACCTACAGGTAAGCGCCAAAACCGATTCATCCTGGATAAATTTAACATTTTGAAGTAAGTAAAACTATGACGTAGACGCTACGGACACAATGCTAGAGACGAAAACTGATTACCTTGTCTTCAATCTTAGCCCTACCCCATCGTAGCTTTAGACTCCCTTTGGGCATCTCAGGAAATCTACGCATTTCCGCAAGTGTCTCGCTCATAGTTACTTCCTAATAGATGCCCTAACTAATGTTTTTGGCAAAGAGGAGTAAGCTTGAAAACCAGGATTATTATCTTTTGCTATCGCTGTTTATCAATTGAGAGTGCTAGCAGTAGTAATTTGAACTACATCATCAGATTAATAGCCAATAGTAGTGGTTGTTGTTCTAGCTCTGGACATTCAACTGCTAGAGTATAAGTTTGGCTGGTACGTTCGCAGTATAGTTCTACACTAACTTTATTTGAATCCTCAGATTGTGAGACGGCTTGATTCCCATTGCCTTGAAGCTTCAAAACCCCTTGAGTAGGTAATTCACCGTGAACACGTAATTTCGTTAGCTTGCCCAGCAACTGTAATTCTACTCTGATATTTAGAGTTCCAGTGGTAGTTTGCCATTGTTTTTCTATCACCGGATTGGTGAATGAAATTGGCAGAGTCAGATTTTCTAGCAGTTGTTTAGCTGCCATTAACGACAACGCCATTTGTTGACGTGGTTGTAAATCTGAGTAATCCCTCTGAATATTGGGTATTGTCTCTAGAGCATCTACAGAACGATAGGAAGTTCTGAGTACCATCCCAGCTACATCATTGATTAACTGGTAATCTTCAGGAAAAAAGCTCTCTACAGCCTGAACCAGTTTAGGTCCTAAAGGTAGAGAAGATGTCAATAATAACTGACACTTTTCCATCAATTGCTGGAAAATCTTTTCTGGTAAAGAAACTGGCAGATTGAGCTTTGATTGCTGTGCCAACCACCCCCAGGCAGGAACTAAGGCAATCGATGGCTCTTCCACAAATTCGGGATACTCTATTAATTGACTTTCCCAAGGGAATAAAGGTGGGTGGTTTTGGATTTCGACTTGTAACCGACGCTTGAGGACGGCTTGAAAACGTTCTTGCACAGTAGGAATTTCTCCTAGTTGAAAGGTTTGGGGCTGTCCTCCCAACTTTGGCTCACCACATTACGTAGCGGCTTCCTTGAGAGGGTCTTCTACCCCATCAATTTTCTCACACTCTACCGAGGGATACTCGCCGGTTTGACATTATCTGCCAACAACTAATCGAGTAACTGGTATTGTAAGGGTTGTGAGTCAATATTCATGGGTAGATGCACTAGATCCGGACACTAATGAGTTACGAATTTCCCAAGCTTGTTCCAAAATCTTAAACCAGCGTTTTTGCAGTTGTGCCATTGACAAATCTAAGGTTTTGGCAATTATTTCGTCGGGTTCTCCTTGTTGCTTTAAATCCAGTAAACACCGATGTTGATCATCCAACTTTGCTGTGTAGACTTGCCATTGATGAGGAGTTAAGCCTAAATTAGTAGGTAAAGAAACTTCTAACCATTCATGAACTAATTCCCAACGATGCAAAAGTGCAAACCGAATTAAATGATATTTAAAGCGCTGCTGCAAGTAATCTCGCTGACGCGGGGTTAAACCCAAAATTGACTCAATTTCCGGCGCAGATAAATCCTGGAGACGGAGGGAGAAATAATCAGCACAGTCTGATTGTTGCCTTTGTTCTAAATAATCCATTAATTCGGTAATCACAACTGAACGCAGGGTGTCTTCTTCAAGTTCTGGTTCTGGTTGCATTGCCATCGCTGATCTTAATTGTTGTATGGCTGGCTCTTCCCAAGATCCATCAAACTCACCACTACTGCCTTCAGAAGCTTTTTCTATATCTATAGAAGTTTCTGGAGGTTGTTGTTGTGAGAAGGTTTGCGCTCGCAAAATGATGAGTTGTTGTTGTCTTCCTGGTAAGGGAATACGGCGTTTACCATAGCGCTCAGTAAATGCCATGTACTCGGCTAATTCTAGTAGGCTCTGGGGGCGATAGGTAGTTTCTTGTTGATTTTCTCTACGAAAAGCATTCAATGCCTCCAGATAAAAACTCTGAAGAAAATCTTCTATAATAGTCAGCCGCCCTTGATAGCTCAATTGCTTCTGAGGAGGATTAATATACCGATAGATAATTGCACTGAGAGTACTATGTAACTCGACTCTACCCCGATTAGAACCCAATTGATAGTACCGGAGACATTGTTGCAGCCGATGTCTGGCTAGAGTCATTGCAGAGCTTTCTATTTCACCGGAAGCTTGAATGCGTTTACTCTCATTAC contains the following coding sequences:
- a CDS encoding DUF3488 and DUF4129 domain-containing transglutaminase family protein translates to MNRFWRLPVGDYWRQTRHRSSLTEVEDSIPLRVLVLALVILGTVATDIASETTFSLWAVPLSIVGAIWSHYRRRNANIPIKFCIAIGMLVALGAFFGRFIGEWNDTRLSLAQLLIQLQVLHSYDTPRRKDLGYSIVIGLILLGVAATLSQTMAFAPVLLLFLGVALPTLVLDYRSRLGLKPLKKAKISQKNTTSFSFKFLVVNFLIILGLGLGIFAVLPRVPGYQLRSFPVSAPIELKGSFTGRNINNPGYVRQGNAQGNGSGTGEGRTGEAGKIDNNFYYGFNSQMNQNLRGEMKPKVVIRVRSQAEGFWRVLAFDRYTGKGWEISRNDQVRTLKQSPWSYKISLDLPIITTPTKEVVQTYNVVSDLPNLIPTLSYPQEIYFPGPVIAVDTEGGLRSPVQLSEGMTYTIVSQVPSRDRTLLGTAPTKYPPDIKNYYLQIPPEIAEKVRQKTEAILADYNHERVSRTEDTRKLDSVYEKALYLAQYLKQKYSIPENPFGLPYLGTKDDLVESFLFKNQGGYPDHFSTVLTVMLRSIGIPARLVAGFAPGEFNPFTGMYVVRNTDAYAMTEVYFPKYGWFSFDPIPNHPLIPPSIEEDQTFSVLRQFWNWVAGWLPSPVTGLLNNVFGTIFSWFFRAIAWFLALFSQGWLGVFTALIVATTTAFFGWLGWVEWQKWINRRWLKKLPPMESLYQQMLQWTTQKGLGKHPAQTPLEYAQVSYQQHPQATAEIIDEICQAYVSWRYGGNSPNWKQLQQRWQTVKKTAKTRQKQKS
- the hetZ gene encoding heterocyst differentiation protein HetZ, which codes for MNSAATATTQGDKSIGVEVIFQFLLKELQQSTKATEKNCRSVSLRIAGEVLRICNESKRIQASGEIESSAMTLARHRLQQCLRYYQLGSNRGRVELHSTLSAIIYRYINPPQKQLSYQGRLTIIEDFLQSFYLEALNAFRRENQQETTYRPQSLLELAEYMAFTERYGKRRIPLPGRQQQLIILRAQTFSQQQPPETSIDIEKASEGSSGEFDGSWEEPAIQQLRSAMAMQPEPELEEDTLRSVVITELMDYLEQRQQSDCADYFSLRLQDLSAPEIESILGLTPRQRDYLQQRFKYHLIRFALLHRWELVHEWLEVSLPTNLGLTPHQWQVYTAKLDDQHRCLLDLKQQGEPDEIIAKTLDLSMAQLQKRWFKILEQAWEIRNSLVSGSSASTHEY